From the genome of Bordetella sp. H567, one region includes:
- the glcF gene encoding glycolate oxidase subunit GlcF: protein MQTQIASWARDTDYGREADAILRRCVHCGFCTATCPTYQVLGDELDGPRGRIYLIKQMLEGAEPTRSTQTHLDRCLTCRNCETTCPSGVEYGHLVDIGRALVESRVSRPWGQRLKRVLLRKGLTSRWFAPAMRLGKAVRPLLPAAMRAKVPETRAVGKLPDGRAHARQVILLSGCVQPSMMPTIDAATIRVLDSLGIGTMVVAGSGCCGAINLHLDDASTALGQMRANVDAWWPLVESGRVEAIVMNASGCGAMVKEYAHHLRKDPAYADRAARIVSLVRDVSEVVAPHARELRERLGAPVRAAFHPPCTLQHWQGLRPLADTVLTELGFHLQPFADRHLCCGSAGAYSVMHPEMAGTLRDRKLAAIAPTAPDVILSANIGCITHLQSGTATPVRHWIEALDERLHQDAARDAATPRP from the coding sequence ATGCAAACCCAAATCGCTTCCTGGGCACGCGACACAGACTATGGCCGCGAAGCAGACGCCATACTGCGCCGTTGCGTACACTGCGGCTTTTGTACGGCGACGTGCCCGACATATCAGGTGCTGGGCGACGAACTGGATGGTCCGCGCGGACGCATCTACTTGATCAAGCAGATGCTGGAAGGCGCCGAGCCCACCCGGTCGACGCAGACGCACCTGGACCGCTGCCTGACCTGCCGCAACTGCGAAACCACATGTCCCTCCGGCGTCGAATACGGGCATCTCGTCGACATCGGCCGCGCCCTGGTGGAAAGCCGTGTCAGCCGGCCTTGGGGCCAGCGCCTCAAACGAGTGCTGCTGCGCAAGGGCCTGACTTCCCGCTGGTTCGCGCCGGCGATGCGGCTGGGCAAGGCAGTGCGGCCCCTGCTGCCGGCGGCCATGCGGGCCAAGGTTCCGGAGACGCGTGCCGTGGGCAAGCTGCCAGACGGCCGTGCGCATGCGCGCCAGGTGATTCTATTGTCCGGCTGCGTGCAGCCCTCGATGATGCCGACCATCGACGCGGCGACGATACGGGTATTGGATAGCCTGGGTATCGGCACGATGGTCGTGGCGGGAAGCGGATGCTGCGGTGCCATCAATCTGCATCTGGACGATGCATCGACCGCGCTGGGACAGATGCGAGCCAACGTCGATGCCTGGTGGCCGCTGGTGGAAAGCGGCAGGGTCGAGGCGATCGTGATGAACGCCTCCGGCTGCGGCGCCATGGTGAAGGAGTATGCGCATCACCTGCGCAAGGACCCGGCCTATGCGGATCGCGCCGCGCGTATCGTCTCGCTGGTGCGCGACGTGTCGGAAGTCGTCGCGCCGCACGCGCGTGAGCTGCGCGAGCGCCTCGGGGCACCCGTGCGCGCGGCGTTTCATCCGCCGTGCACGCTGCAGCACTGGCAGGGACTGCGGCCCCTGGCCGACACCGTGTTGACGGAGCTGGGCTTCCATCTGCAGCCGTTTGCCGACCGTCACCTGTGTTGCGGTTCGGCGGGCGCCTACTCGGTCATGCATCCCGAAATGGCGGGCACCCTGCGCGACCGCAAGCTGGCCGCCATCGCGCCGACCGCGCCCGACGTGATCCTCTCCGCCAACATCGGCTGCATCACCCATCTGCAAAGCGGGACGGCCACGCCGGTGCGTCACTGGATAGAGGCGTTGGACGAACGCCTCCACCAGGATGCCGCCAGGGACGCGGCTACTCCACGGCCTTGA
- a CDS encoding FAD-linked oxidase C-terminal domain-containing protein → MNTLVETDLTDAQVAPPAAPELVAALQAVLPAHCVLYREEDTRPYECDGLSLYRALPAVVCLPETEAQVQQVMRVCKRLSAPVVPRGAGTGLSGGAMPHSQGVLLGLSKLNRIKRIDADNALAVVEPGVRNLAISEAAAAQGLYYAPDPSSQIACSIGGNVAENSGGVRCMKYGLTVHNILRVRVVTIDGDIVELGSEAPDAPGLDLLAVFVGSEGMLGIVTEITVKLLPKPVCAQVVLASFPSVEAAGNAVTRIIGAGIIPAGLEMMDKQAVHMVEPFVQAGYDMDAQAILLCESDGTPEEVAHEVAHMEAVLQDAGATRLQVSTSEQERLRFWAGRKNAFPAAGRVSPDYYCMDGTIPRRHLARVLGAIEQMEDEFGLRCANVFHAGDGNLHPLILFDSNKPDETERADKFGVAILELCVQVGGTVTGEHGVGMEKINQMCVQFSREELDTFLAVKRAFDPQCLLNPQKVIPTLARCAEYGKMHVHGGELRFPDLSRF, encoded by the coding sequence ATGAATACCTTGGTAGAGACCGATCTTACGGATGCGCAGGTGGCGCCGCCTGCAGCGCCGGAACTGGTGGCGGCGCTGCAGGCGGTGCTGCCGGCCCATTGCGTGTTGTATCGCGAGGAAGACACGCGGCCCTACGAGTGCGACGGCCTGTCCTTGTACCGAGCCTTGCCGGCCGTGGTCTGCCTGCCTGAAACCGAAGCGCAGGTGCAGCAGGTGATGCGCGTGTGCAAGCGCCTGAGCGCGCCCGTCGTGCCGCGCGGGGCGGGGACCGGCTTGTCCGGCGGTGCCATGCCGCACAGCCAGGGCGTGCTGCTGGGCCTGTCGAAATTGAACCGCATCAAGCGCATCGACGCGGACAACGCGCTTGCGGTGGTCGAGCCCGGCGTACGCAATCTGGCGATCTCGGAGGCGGCGGCCGCGCAAGGCCTGTATTACGCCCCGGATCCCTCCAGCCAGATCGCCTGTTCCATCGGCGGCAACGTTGCCGAAAACTCGGGCGGCGTGCGCTGCATGAAGTATGGCCTGACGGTGCACAACATATTGCGTGTTCGTGTGGTGACCATCGATGGCGATATCGTCGAACTGGGCAGCGAGGCGCCCGACGCGCCGGGTCTGGACCTGCTGGCAGTGTTCGTCGGATCCGAAGGCATGCTGGGCATCGTGACCGAAATCACCGTCAAGCTGCTGCCCAAGCCCGTTTGCGCGCAGGTGGTGCTGGCAAGCTTCCCCAGCGTGGAAGCCGCGGGGAATGCCGTCACGCGCATCATCGGCGCGGGCATCATCCCGGCCGGCCTTGAAATGATGGACAAGCAGGCCGTGCACATGGTCGAGCCTTTCGTGCAGGCCGGCTACGACATGGACGCGCAAGCCATCCTGCTGTGCGAATCCGACGGTACTCCGGAGGAAGTCGCGCATGAAGTCGCGCACATGGAGGCCGTGCTGCAGGACGCGGGTGCGACCCGCCTGCAGGTGTCCACGTCGGAACAGGAGCGTCTGCGGTTCTGGGCCGGGCGCAAGAACGCCTTCCCGGCGGCAGGGCGCGTTTCGCCGGATTACTATTGCATGGATGGCACCATCCCGCGGCGGCACCTTGCCCGCGTGCTGGGCGCCATCGAACAGATGGAAGACGAGTTCGGGTTGCGTTGCGCCAATGTGTTCCACGCGGGCGACGGCAACCTGCACCCGCTTATCCTTTTCGATTCCAACAAGCCGGACGAGACCGAGCGCGCAGATAAATTCGGCGTCGCGATACTCGAGCTGTGCGTACAGGTGGGAGGCACCGTGACCGGAGAGCACGGTGTGGGTATGGAGAAAATCAATCAGATGTGCGTGCAGTTCTCGCGCGAGGAGCTCGACACGTTCCTCGCCGTGAAAAGAGCCTTCGATCCCCAGTGTCTGCTCAATCCGCAGAAGGTCATTCCAACCTTGGCGCGCTGCGCCGAGTACGGCAAGATGCACGTGCACGGCGGCGAGCTCCGATTCCCTGATCTATCTCGCTTCTGA
- the tldD gene encoding metalloprotease TldD, translating to MKITDPDIQALATAKSLLLDPWGLSEADMARALGEIFTHKVDYADLYFQYTRSEGWSLEEGIVKTGSFSIGQGVGVRAISGEKTAFAYSDSLSADALLSSARAVRGIARQGAGKAKVRAQGGAEPARDLYPPIDPLLTLSAPDKVALLERIERMARARDPHIIQVMAGLGAEYDVILVAGSDGRLAADVRPLVRLSLTVIAERDGRREMGHAGGGGRSGLAYFTDDILRGYVEHAVHEALVNLDARPAPAGEMTVVLGSGWPGILLHEAVGHGLEGDFNRKGSSVFAGRIGERVASKGVTVVDDGTLPDRRGSLNVDDEGNPTQRNFLIEDGILRGYMQDTMNARLMKTAATGNGRRESFAHLPMPRMTNTYMLGGDTPPEEIIASVKRGLYAVNFGGGQVDITSGKFVFSASEAYMIENGKVTYPVKGATLIGNGPDAMTRVSLIGNDMQLDSGVGTCGKEGQSVPVGVGMPTLRMDGLTVGGTA from the coding sequence ATGAAAATCACCGATCCCGACATTCAAGCCCTGGCCACCGCCAAATCCCTGCTTCTCGATCCCTGGGGGTTGAGCGAGGCGGACATGGCGCGCGCGCTGGGCGAGATATTCACGCACAAGGTGGATTACGCCGATCTTTATTTCCAGTACACCCGCAGCGAAGGCTGGAGCCTGGAAGAAGGCATCGTCAAGACTGGCAGTTTTTCCATTGGTCAGGGCGTGGGCGTGCGGGCCATCAGCGGCGAGAAGACCGCGTTTGCATATTCGGATTCGCTGTCCGCGGATGCCTTGCTGTCATCCGCCCGGGCGGTGCGTGGCATCGCGCGGCAAGGCGCCGGCAAGGCCAAGGTGCGCGCACAGGGCGGGGCGGAGCCGGCGCGTGACCTGTACCCGCCCATCGATCCCCTGCTTACGCTCAGCGCGCCCGATAAAGTGGCTTTGCTTGAACGCATCGAACGCATGGCCCGGGCGCGTGACCCGCACATTATTCAGGTGATGGCGGGTTTGGGCGCGGAATACGACGTCATCCTGGTGGCGGGCAGCGACGGCCGGCTGGCGGCCGACGTGCGGCCGCTGGTACGGCTGTCCCTGACGGTAATCGCCGAACGTGACGGCCGGCGCGAAATGGGGCATGCGGGCGGCGGTGGCCGTTCCGGCCTGGCCTATTTCACCGACGATATCCTGCGCGGCTATGTCGAGCATGCCGTGCACGAAGCCCTGGTGAATCTCGATGCGAGGCCGGCGCCCGCGGGCGAAATGACCGTGGTGCTGGGCTCCGGCTGGCCGGGCATCCTGCTGCACGAAGCCGTGGGGCATGGACTGGAGGGTGACTTCAATCGCAAGGGGTCCAGCGTCTTTGCCGGGCGCATCGGCGAGCGCGTGGCTTCCAAGGGCGTTACCGTCGTCGACGACGGCACACTGCCGGATCGCCGCGGCTCGCTGAACGTGGACGACGAGGGCAATCCGACGCAGCGCAATTTTCTGATCGAGGACGGCATCCTGCGCGGCTACATGCAGGACACGATGAACGCGCGCTTGATGAAGACGGCGGCCACCGGCAATGGACGGCGTGAATCGTTCGCGCATCTGCCGATGCCGCGCATGACCAATACCTATATGCTGGGGGGCGATACGCCTCCCGAAGAAATCATCGCTTCGGTCAAGCGCGGCCTGTATGCCGTGAACTTCGGCGGCGGCCAGGTGGATATCACCAGCGGGAAGTTCGTGTTCTCCGCGTCCGAAGCCTACATGATCGAAAACGGCAAAGTCACTTATCCGGTGAAGGGAGCCACGCTGATCGGCAACGGTCCGGACGCCATGACGCGTGTCAGCCTGATCGGCAACGACATGCAGCTCGACTCCGGCGTCGGCACCTGCGGAAAGGAAGGCCAGAGCGTGCCCGTGGGCGTCGGCATGCCGACCTTGCGCATGGATGGCCTGACCGTGGGCGGAACGGCCTGA
- the glcE gene encoding glycolate oxidase subunit GlcE has product MDFVLSELCDQVMTARAGHKPLFICGGGSKAFYGNHRPLRPEDGHCLLDVTAYRGIVNYQPSELVVTARAGTPLRELEAELAAQGQMLAFEPPHYEASATVGGCVASGLAGPRRMAAGSVRDFVLGARLLDAQGRMLNFGGEVMKNVAGYDVSRLLAGSLGIFGVLLEVSLKVLPRPATETTLRLAASEREALAAFATWRRLPMPVSAACWVPEVPSDNGTIWVRLSGAPPAIDAARIRIGGDVVDPVQADGFWLSVREQTHAFFDRSRPLWRIAVPPATAPMELGTTLIEWGGGQRWLSGQYDAASVRAAAQGRGGHATLFRATQREDLPADGVFQPLAPGVATLTRRLKQELDPSGLFNPGRLALEL; this is encoded by the coding sequence ATGGATTTCGTCCTGTCGGAGTTGTGCGACCAGGTCATGACCGCGCGCGCCGGGCACAAGCCGTTGTTTATCTGCGGCGGCGGCAGCAAGGCTTTCTACGGCAACCATCGCCCCTTGCGGCCGGAGGACGGCCATTGCCTGCTCGACGTGACGGCGTACCGCGGCATCGTCAATTATCAGCCCTCCGAGCTCGTGGTGACCGCCAGGGCGGGGACGCCGCTGCGCGAACTCGAAGCCGAGCTTGCCGCGCAAGGGCAGATGCTGGCGTTCGAACCGCCTCACTATGAGGCGTCCGCAACGGTAGGAGGCTGCGTGGCCTCGGGGCTGGCGGGGCCGCGCCGCATGGCGGCGGGCAGCGTACGGGATTTCGTGCTCGGTGCGCGCCTGTTGGACGCTCAGGGCCGCATGCTGAACTTCGGCGGCGAGGTCATGAAGAATGTGGCGGGCTATGACGTGTCCCGGCTGCTGGCCGGGTCGCTGGGCATCTTCGGCGTGCTGCTGGAAGTCTCGTTGAAGGTGCTGCCTCGCCCTGCCACGGAGACCACACTGCGCCTGGCGGCGTCGGAACGCGAGGCCTTGGCGGCATTCGCCACATGGCGGCGCCTGCCGATGCCGGTCTCCGCGGCTTGCTGGGTGCCCGAAGTACCTTCCGATAACGGCACGATATGGGTGCGCCTGTCCGGCGCGCCGCCCGCCATCGATGCGGCGCGGATCCGGATCGGCGGCGACGTGGTGGACCCTGTTCAGGCCGACGGGTTCTGGCTGTCGGTGCGCGAGCAGACGCACGCTTTCTTCGATCGCTCGCGGCCGTTGTGGCGGATCGCGGTGCCGCCCGCGACGGCACCGATGGAACTGGGCACCACGTTGATCGAATGGGGGGGCGGGCAGCGATGGCTGAGCGGACAATACGACGCGGCATCGGTTCGGGCCGCGGCGCAGGGCAGGGGAGGACACGCCACCCTGTTCCGCGCCACGCAGCGCGAGGACTTGCCCGCGGACGGTGTGTTCCAACCCTTGGCGCCGGGCGTCGCGACATTGACGCGCCGGCTGAAACAGGAACTCGATCCTTCCGGGCTATTCAATCCGGGTCGATTGGCGCTGGAACTATAG
- a CDS encoding carbon-nitrogen hydrolase family protein has protein sequence MTELSSATSTPARVAAVQMVSTPIVRENLDAASHLIAKAAESGARLVALPEYFCFMGQKDHDKLAIRETQGAGPIQEFLSDQAGRHGLYVVGGTLPLASPDASRVYNTSLVYGPDGKSLVRYDKIHLFNFKRGAESYDESIAIRPGTEVRTVDTPFARVGLSVCYDLRFPELYRALGQVDLIVVPSAFTYTTGKAHWELLLRARAIENQCYVLAPAQGGVHPNGRRTWGHSMLIDPWGDIVDVLAEGPGVVAGNIDPARLSEVRTALPALRHRVM, from the coding sequence ATGACTGAACTTTCTTCCGCCACTTCCACACCCGCCCGCGTCGCGGCAGTCCAGATGGTCAGTACGCCCATTGTCAGGGAAAATCTGGATGCTGCGTCCCATTTAATCGCAAAAGCGGCCGAATCCGGGGCCCGATTAGTGGCCTTGCCAGAATATTTCTGTTTCATGGGACAAAAAGATCACGATAAGTTGGCCATACGGGAAACGCAGGGGGCTGGCCCGATCCAGGAGTTTCTGTCCGACCAAGCGGGCCGGCATGGCTTATACGTGGTTGGAGGAACGTTACCCCTCGCCAGTCCCGATGCAAGCCGGGTGTACAACACCTCGCTGGTATATGGACCGGACGGCAAGTCCCTCGTGCGATACGACAAAATCCATTTGTTCAATTTCAAGCGCGGCGCCGAGTCCTACGACGAGTCCATTGCCATTCGGCCAGGGACCGAAGTACGCACCGTCGATACGCCGTTCGCCAGAGTCGGTCTGTCTGTGTGCTATGACCTGCGGTTCCCGGAGCTGTATCGGGCGCTGGGGCAGGTGGATCTGATCGTGGTGCCGTCCGCGTTCACCTATACAACGGGCAAGGCGCATTGGGAATTACTGTTGCGCGCCCGGGCCATCGAAAATCAATGCTATGTGCTGGCGCCGGCGCAAGGTGGCGTGCACCCCAATGGCCGCCGCACCTGGGGGCATTCCATGCTCATCGATCCTTGGGGCGATATCGTCGACGTCCTGGCCGAAGGGCCGGGGGTGGTAGCGGGTAACATAGACCCCGCACGGCTGTCCGAAGTGCGAACCGCCTTGCCCGCACTACGCCACCGCGTCATGTGA
- a CDS encoding FAD-binding oxidoreductase, whose amino-acid sequence MNDLTDPSPLRRPLPGPCLDALRAIVGDRLSTAQVVREHHGHDESPYPDILPDAVVFARTTEEVAAVARVCNEHGVPLVAYGAGSSLEGHLLPVQGGITLDLSGMNAVLAVHAEDFTATVQAGVTRKQLNEHLRDTGLFFPVDPGADASLGGMAATRASGTNAVRYGTMRENVVSLTVVTADGRVLRTARRAPKSSAGYDLTRIFVGSEGTLGIITEVTVKLYPQPEAVSAAVCNFPTLGDAVDSVIEIMQAGVPVARVEFMDEHAVRSVNRHSKLDLRETPLLLFEFHGSAAGVQEQAASVQAIVHEHGGMDFEWAHRPEDRSRLWAARHNAYFAGLQLRPGCRASTTDVCVPISALADCVRETARDLAEAPFPTTIVGHVGDGNFHVLMLLDPDSQQEWEASERINHALVRRAIAADGTCTGEHGVGLHKMGFLLEEHGQDALDLMRSLKHAFDPNNILNPGKIVNW is encoded by the coding sequence ATGAATGACCTGACCGATCCTTCGCCGTTGCGGCGCCCGCTGCCCGGCCCTTGCCTGGACGCCTTGCGGGCGATCGTCGGCGATCGGCTGTCCACCGCCCAGGTCGTGCGCGAGCACCACGGCCATGACGAATCACCGTACCCGGACATCCTGCCGGACGCGGTGGTCTTCGCGCGGACCACCGAGGAAGTCGCGGCCGTGGCGCGCGTATGCAATGAACACGGCGTGCCGCTGGTGGCGTATGGCGCCGGCTCTTCGCTGGAGGGCCATCTGCTTCCCGTGCAGGGCGGCATCACGCTGGACCTCTCGGGCATGAACGCCGTCCTGGCCGTCCATGCCGAAGACTTCACCGCCACGGTGCAGGCCGGCGTGACGCGCAAGCAGCTGAACGAGCATTTGCGCGACACTGGATTGTTTTTTCCGGTAGACCCTGGCGCCGACGCGAGCCTGGGCGGGATGGCGGCCACGCGGGCATCCGGCACCAATGCCGTCCGGTACGGCACCATGCGCGAAAACGTCGTATCGCTGACCGTGGTCACCGCCGACGGCCGCGTGCTGCGCACCGCGCGGCGCGCGCCGAAATCGTCCGCCGGCTATGACCTGACGCGCATTTTCGTGGGCAGCGAAGGCACGCTGGGCATCATCACGGAAGTCACCGTCAAGCTCTATCCTCAACCGGAGGCCGTTTCGGCCGCGGTGTGCAATTTCCCGACGCTGGGCGATGCCGTGGACAGCGTCATCGAGATCATGCAGGCGGGCGTGCCGGTGGCGCGCGTCGAGTTCATGGACGAACACGCGGTGCGGTCCGTGAACCGGCATAGCAAGCTGGACTTGCGTGAAACGCCACTGCTGCTTTTCGAGTTCCATGGCAGCGCGGCGGGGGTGCAGGAGCAGGCGGCGTCCGTACAAGCGATCGTGCACGAACATGGCGGCATGGATTTCGAATGGGCGCACCGACCCGAAGACCGCAGTCGACTGTGGGCCGCGCGCCACAATGCCTATTTCGCCGGCCTGCAGCTGAGGCCTGGCTGCCGTGCCAGCACGACGGACGTCTGCGTGCCGATTTCGGCACTGGCCGACTGCGTGCGCGAAACCGCCCGCGATCTGGCCGAGGCGCCGTTCCCGACCACCATCGTTGGCCATGTCGGGGACGGGAATTTCCATGTGCTGATGCTGTTGGATCCGGACAGCCAGCAGGAATGGGAAGCTTCGGAACGGATCAACCATGCGCTCGTCCGGCGCGCGATCGCGGCCGACGGAACCTGCACCGGTGAGCACGGTGTCGGCCTGCACAAGATGGGGTTTCTCCTTGAGGAGCATGGCCAGGACGCGCTTGATCTGATGCGCAGTCTCAAGCATGCCTTCGATCCCAACAACATCCTCAATCCCGGAAAGATCGTCAACTGGTGA
- the aroG gene encoding 3-deoxy-7-phosphoheptulonate synthase AroG: MSHNTDDLRIREIKELTPPAHVMREFPCSQSVSDTVYSARQALHRILHGMDDRLAVVIGPCSIHDPKAALDYASRLKPVRDRLQGDLEIIMRVYFEKPRTTVGWKGLINDPDLDGSFNINKGIRVGRELLLEINTLGLPAGCEFLDMITPQYIADLVSWGAIGARTTESQVHRELASGLSCPVGFKNGTDGNVKIAVDAIKAASQPHHFLSVTKGGHSAIVSTAGNEDCHVILRGGKAPNYDAASIEAASQELAKSGLAQRLMIDTSHANSSKNPQNQPLVAQDIGRQVAGGDARIVGLMVESHLLAGRQDLVPGQPLTYGQSITDGCIAWDASVDLLEGLAAAVRERRRGASSGK, translated from the coding sequence GTGTCACACAATACCGATGACCTGCGTATCCGAGAGATCAAGGAATTGACGCCCCCGGCGCATGTCATGCGCGAATTTCCCTGCAGTCAGTCGGTGTCCGACACCGTTTATTCGGCACGCCAGGCGCTGCATCGCATCCTGCACGGTATGGACGACCGGCTTGCCGTGGTTATCGGTCCATGTTCGATCCATGATCCCAAGGCGGCGCTGGACTATGCGAGCCGATTAAAGCCCGTACGCGACCGCCTGCAGGGCGATCTGGAAATCATCATGCGCGTTTACTTCGAAAAGCCGCGCACGACCGTCGGTTGGAAAGGGCTGATCAACGATCCGGACCTGGACGGCAGCTTCAACATTAACAAGGGCATACGCGTCGGCCGCGAGCTGCTGCTTGAAATCAATACGCTGGGGCTGCCCGCGGGATGTGAGTTCCTGGACATGATCACGCCGCAATATATTGCGGACCTGGTGTCCTGGGGGGCTATTGGCGCGCGCACCACCGAAAGCCAGGTGCATCGGGAACTGGCTTCCGGGCTGTCATGTCCGGTGGGTTTCAAGAACGGTACCGACGGCAATGTGAAGATTGCAGTCGATGCGATCAAGGCGGCGTCGCAGCCCCACCATTTTCTTTCGGTCACCAAGGGCGGGCATTCCGCCATCGTTTCCACCGCGGGCAACGAAGACTGCCACGTGATCCTGCGTGGCGGCAAGGCGCCCAATTACGACGCCGCCAGTATCGAAGCCGCCAGCCAGGAATTGGCCAAATCGGGGTTGGCGCAGCGCCTGATGATCGATACCAGCCACGCCAACAGCAGCAAAAATCCACAGAACCAGCCTTTGGTGGCCCAGGATATCGGCCGGCAGGTCGCGGGAGGCGATGCCCGGATCGTCGGCTTGATGGTGGAAAGCCACCTGCTGGCGGGCCGGCAGGACCTCGTTCCCGGCCAGCCGCTCACCTATGGGCAGAGCATCACCGATGGCTGTATCGCTTGGGATGCTTCCGTCGATCTGCTGGAAGGGCTGGCCGCGGCGGTGAGGGAACGCCGGCGCGGCGCAAGCAGCGGAAAATAA
- a CDS encoding NAD(P) transhydrogenase subunit alpha, whose translation MEALSPTLINLIIFVLAVYVGYHVVWNVTPALHTPLMAVTNAISAIIIVGAMLAAALTEGGLARGMGVLAVALAAVNVFGGFLVTRRMLEMFKKKDRKLAKEDAR comes from the coding sequence ATGGAAGCCTTGAGTCCCACCCTGATCAATCTGATCATCTTCGTCCTGGCCGTGTACGTGGGTTATCACGTCGTCTGGAACGTCACGCCGGCGCTGCACACGCCCCTGATGGCCGTCACCAACGCCATTTCCGCCATCATCATCGTCGGCGCGATGCTGGCGGCGGCCCTCACCGAAGGCGGCCTGGCGCGCGGCATGGGCGTGCTGGCCGTCGCGCTGGCCGCGGTGAACGTCTTCGGCGGTTTCCTGGTCACCCGGCGCATGCTGGAAATGTTCAAGAAAAAAGACCGCAAGCTGGCGAAGGAGGACGCGCGATGA
- a CDS encoding NAD(P)(+) transhydrogenase (Re/Si-specific) subunit beta, translating into MISLNIVTLLYLLASVCFIQALKGLSHPTTSRVGNAFGMAGMAIAVLTTGALILALAGPGIAGLGLGWVLLGLLIGGTAGTIMARRVEMTKMPELVAFMHSMIGLAAVAIAVAVVAEPHAFGIAPMGTALPTGNRVEIFIGTFVGAITFSGSVIAFGKLSGKYRFRLFQGAPVVFPGQHIVNLLLALVMLACGVAFVMTEGWTPFIAMAAIAFVLGVLIIIPIGGADMPVVVSMLNSYSGWAAAGIGFSLNNPMLIIAGSLVGSSGAILSYIMCKAMNRSFFNVLLGGFGNGGGGGNANAAAQQRNVKSGSADDAAFLMTNAETVIIIPGYGLAVARAQHALKELAAKLTEKGVTVRYAIHPVAGRMPGHMNVLLAEAEVPYDQVFEMDDINGEFGQTDVVLVLGANDVVNPAAKNDPQSAIAGMPILEAYKARTIIVNKRSMAAGYAGLDNELFYMDRTMMVFGDAKKIIEDMVKAVE; encoded by the coding sequence ATGATCTCGCTGAACATCGTCACGCTGCTTTACCTGCTGGCATCGGTTTGCTTCATCCAGGCCCTGAAGGGCCTCTCGCATCCGACCACCTCGCGCGTCGGCAACGCCTTCGGCATGGCCGGCATGGCAATCGCCGTGCTGACCACCGGCGCGCTGATCCTGGCCCTGGCCGGTCCGGGCATAGCCGGACTGGGACTGGGCTGGGTGCTGCTGGGCCTGCTGATCGGCGGCACGGCAGGCACCATCATGGCCCGACGCGTCGAAATGACGAAGATGCCAGAACTGGTCGCCTTCATGCATAGCATGATCGGCTTGGCGGCCGTGGCGATCGCCGTCGCGGTGGTGGCTGAACCGCATGCCTTCGGCATCGCGCCCATGGGCACGGCGCTGCCGACGGGCAACCGCGTCGAGATCTTCATCGGCACCTTCGTCGGCGCCATCACGTTTTCCGGCTCCGTCATCGCGTTCGGCAAGTTGTCCGGCAAATACCGGTTCCGCCTGTTCCAGGGCGCGCCCGTGGTGTTCCCCGGGCAGCATATCGTCAACCTGCTGCTGGCCCTAGTCATGCTGGCGTGCGGGGTGGCCTTCGTGATGACGGAGGGCTGGACGCCGTTCATCGCGATGGCGGCCATCGCTTTCGTACTGGGTGTGCTGATCATCATTCCGATCGGCGGCGCCGACATGCCGGTCGTAGTGTCCATGTTGAACAGCTATTCGGGCTGGGCCGCGGCCGGCATCGGTTTTTCGCTGAACAACCCGATGCTGATCATCGCGGGCTCGCTGGTCGGCTCGTCCGGCGCGATCCTGTCGTACATCATGTGCAAGGCGATGAACCGCTCGTTCTTCAATGTACTGCTGGGCGGCTTCGGCAACGGGGGCGGTGGCGGCAACGCCAACGCGGCGGCACAGCAGCGCAACGTGAAGTCGGGTAGCGCCGACGACGCCGCGTTCCTGATGACCAATGCCGAGACGGTCATCATCATCCCGGGCTATGGACTGGCCGTGGCGCGGGCGCAGCATGCCTTGAAGGAGCTGGCGGCCAAGCTGACGGAAAAAGGCGTGACCGTGCGCTATGCCATCCACCCTGTGGCCGGCCGCATGCCCGGCCATATGAACGTCCTGCTGGCCGAGGCCGAAGTGCCCTACGACCAGGTCTTCGAGATGGACGACATCAACGGCGAGTTCGGCCAGACCGACGTGGTCCTGGTCCTGGGCGCCAACGACGTCGTGAATCCCGCGGCCAAGAACGATCCACAGTCCGCCATCGCCGGCATGCCGATCCTGGAAGCCTACAAGGCGCGCACCATCATCGTGAACAAGCGTTCGATGGCGGCCGGCTATGCCGGCCTGGACAATGAACTGTTCTACATGGACCGCACGATGATGGTCTTCGGCGACGCCAAGAAAATCATCGAAGATATGGTCAAGGCCGTGGAGTAG